In Promicromonospora sp. Populi, one genomic interval encodes:
- a CDS encoding fumarylacetoacetate hydrolase family protein encodes MRLASFLAQGTERWGVVVREGGREWLIEPALAEAALAAHATIPSSGPAAAPGFLAGQWPDTLVGFLALDDAGLVALSRLVTAIERFAAQTDATILPRSGHLVGDSAGEPAGDPAGDPAGDIELLAPVPRPRLCWGLVTNSPSFVRNKPHVPLVNLFPLGHQRPQGAVVGQGAPVVMRHDNHLPAMAYNVELAVVIGRAGRYIPVERAMEHVAGYTVVDDVSGTHYYSAVPGNVGTGYSLPPGYSDWLYQATASWGGKKADTLCPMGPYLVTKDEVGDPYNLLMWTRQSGRTRDRAHSGATLLGIERVIAWYSSFASLHVGDVIHFGTMGVDGLPVTPGEIAAGTRLEVEIESVGTLANPVVVPDAGSGPPDLTQHSSWAVRELALREREQPGTTAPRSPGDWSVTDTRHFWTAFGNGAPVDALDPDGLPRLAVPRFLNGPASALSAGAADDATGAGMAPADTVLPDPAAPGVGPTVRVPARATDLVIAVELALVVRRLAADTSTSDDSGDDLVLGYTPLVSLCDQSFHDAVAEPARAGERGIGAVYGRWADGFNVVLPAPRPLTPVDSLPDPGGWSGREMRLRTGGVGGTETRGTTAAYAAGPAELLATISRMITLFPGDVVTLGATSARLRVTRAEYAAGLDITAGIEGLGAVRVRIAPDDLPGTPAGLKEPS; translated from the coding sequence GTGAGGTTAGCCAGCTTCTTGGCCCAGGGCACCGAGCGCTGGGGGGTCGTGGTGCGGGAGGGCGGCCGGGAGTGGCTGATCGAGCCAGCCCTGGCCGAGGCCGCGCTGGCCGCTCACGCGACCATCCCGTCCTCGGGTCCGGCCGCTGCCCCGGGCTTCCTGGCGGGGCAGTGGCCGGACACGCTGGTCGGCTTCCTCGCCCTGGACGACGCCGGGCTGGTCGCCCTGTCCCGGCTCGTCACCGCGATCGAGCGATTCGCGGCGCAGACCGACGCGACGATCCTGCCGCGGTCGGGCCACCTGGTAGGCGACTCTGCCGGTGAGCCTGCCGGCGACCCAGCCGGCGACCCGGCCGGCGATATCGAGCTGCTCGCCCCCGTCCCCCGGCCACGCCTGTGCTGGGGGCTGGTGACGAACTCGCCGTCGTTCGTACGCAACAAGCCGCACGTGCCGCTGGTGAACCTGTTCCCGCTGGGCCACCAGCGGCCGCAGGGGGCGGTGGTGGGCCAGGGCGCGCCCGTCGTCATGCGGCACGACAACCACCTCCCGGCCATGGCCTACAACGTCGAGCTGGCCGTGGTGATCGGCCGGGCTGGGCGGTACATCCCGGTCGAACGGGCGATGGAGCACGTCGCGGGCTACACGGTGGTGGACGACGTGTCCGGCACCCACTACTACTCCGCCGTCCCCGGCAACGTCGGCACCGGCTACTCGCTGCCACCCGGCTACAGCGACTGGCTGTACCAGGCCACCGCCTCCTGGGGCGGCAAGAAGGCCGACACCCTGTGCCCCATGGGCCCGTACCTCGTCACGAAGGACGAGGTCGGCGACCCGTACAACCTCCTGATGTGGACGCGGCAGTCGGGCCGCACGCGCGACCGCGCCCACAGCGGGGCCACGCTGCTCGGCATCGAGCGGGTCATCGCCTGGTACTCGTCGTTCGCGTCGCTGCACGTGGGCGACGTGATCCACTTCGGCACCATGGGCGTCGACGGCCTGCCCGTCACGCCCGGCGAGATCGCCGCCGGCACGCGCCTGGAGGTCGAGATCGAGTCGGTGGGCACCCTGGCCAACCCGGTGGTGGTGCCCGACGCCGGGTCGGGCCCGCCCGACCTCACCCAGCACTCCTCGTGGGCCGTGCGAGAGCTCGCGCTGCGCGAGCGCGAACAGCCCGGCACGACGGCGCCTCGGTCGCCCGGGGACTGGTCCGTCACGGACACCCGGCACTTCTGGACCGCCTTCGGCAACGGCGCTCCCGTCGACGCGCTCGACCCGGACGGTCTGCCGCGGCTGGCCGTGCCGCGCTTCCTGAACGGGCCTGCCTCGGCGCTGTCCGCGGGTGCGGCGGACGACGCGACGGGGGCCGGCATGGCGCCGGCGGACACCGTGCTGCCTGACCCCGCGGCGCCCGGCGTCGGACCGACCGTGCGTGTGCCGGCCCGCGCCACCGACCTGGTGATCGCGGTCGAGCTGGCGCTGGTGGTGCGGCGGCTGGCCGCCGACACTTCCACGAGCGACGACTCCGGCGACGACCTTGTGCTCGGGTACACGCCCCTGGTGTCGCTGTGCGACCAGTCGTTCCACGACGCCGTCGCCGAGCCTGCCCGCGCCGGCGAGCGCGGCATCGGCGCGGTGTACGGGCGGTGGGCGGACGGCTTCAACGTGGTGCTCCCCGCGCCGCGCCCGCTCACGCCCGTCGACTCTCTGCCCGACCCGGGCGGCTGGTCCGGACGCGAGATGCGGCTGCGGACGGGCGGAGTCGGCGGCACCGAGACGCGCGGCACGACTGCCGCGTACGCGGCCGGGCCGGCCGAGCTGCTCGCCACGATCTCGCGCATGATCACCCTGTTCCCCGGGGACGTGGTGACGCTCGGCGCGACGTCGGCCCGCCTGCGAGTCACCCGCGCGGAGTATGCGGCGGGGCTGGACATCACGGCGGGCATCGAGGGCCTGGGCGCGGTGCGGGTGCGGATCGCGCCGGACGATCTCCCCGGCACGCCGGCCGGCCTCAAGGAGCCGTCATGA
- a CDS encoding arylsulfatase gives MTRRPDVLVILADDLGFSDLASFGGEIDTPALDRLARRGVRMSSFYVTPRCSPSRAALLTGRHPHDVGIGVLTSDDRPHGYRGSLDPAVPTLAERLRTVGYTTALTGKWHLSSQVSVPDETWPTHRGFDEFYGILHGAVSSYSPPLVDGEERLPLSATAGDYYLTDDLTRYARGFVERAHQAGTPWFLYLAYTAPHWPLHAREADVAKYRERYLAGWDRLRERRIAEQRRVGLGTGTAEPLRDPRVPAWAEAPDPGWEAERMAVYAAQVEAMDRGVGTLLDQLEAQGTLDDTLVVFCSDNGASAEELPTPSGRMPADMSPPTTRDGRAVRVGNSPDIVPGPEDSYASYGRAWAHLSNTPFRLYKRWVHEGGIASPLIASWPAGGVLPGSRTGEPGHVVDIAPTVLRAVGGNTGGMSGVSMLDQWRGEPAIERPLFWEHLGNSAVRHGPWKLVREAGRPWELYRIEADRGEAHDVAAQHADVVTRLEHCWEVWARENGVIEWDRLLAYYRSRGLERSVLPD, from the coding sequence ATGACACGCAGGCCAGACGTGCTGGTGATCCTCGCCGACGACCTCGGCTTCTCCGACCTCGCTTCGTTCGGCGGCGAGATCGACACCCCGGCGCTGGACCGGCTGGCGCGGCGCGGGGTGCGGATGAGCTCCTTCTACGTGACGCCCCGCTGCAGCCCGTCCCGTGCGGCGCTGCTCACCGGGCGGCACCCGCACGACGTCGGCATCGGTGTGCTCACCAGCGACGACCGGCCGCACGGGTACCGCGGCTCCCTGGACCCCGCCGTGCCGACGCTCGCCGAGCGGCTGCGCACAGTCGGGTACACCACGGCGCTCACGGGCAAGTGGCACCTGTCGTCGCAGGTGTCCGTGCCCGACGAGACGTGGCCCACCCACCGCGGGTTCGACGAGTTCTACGGCATCCTGCACGGCGCCGTCAGCTCCTACAGCCCGCCGCTGGTGGACGGTGAGGAGCGGCTGCCGCTGTCGGCCACCGCCGGCGACTACTACCTGACGGACGACCTGACGCGGTACGCGCGCGGGTTCGTCGAGCGCGCGCACCAGGCCGGCACACCGTGGTTCCTGTACCTCGCGTACACGGCGCCGCACTGGCCGCTGCACGCGCGGGAGGCGGACGTCGCGAAGTACCGCGAGCGCTACCTCGCCGGCTGGGACCGGCTCCGCGAGCGCCGGATCGCCGAGCAACGCCGTGTCGGCCTGGGCACCGGGACGGCTGAGCCGCTGCGCGACCCGCGGGTACCGGCGTGGGCGGAGGCGCCCGACCCGGGGTGGGAGGCCGAGCGCATGGCGGTCTACGCGGCGCAGGTCGAGGCCATGGACCGGGGTGTGGGCACGCTGCTCGACCAGCTCGAGGCGCAGGGCACGCTCGACGACACGCTGGTGGTGTTCTGCTCCGACAACGGGGCGTCCGCGGAGGAGCTGCCGACGCCGTCGGGCCGCATGCCAGCGGACATGTCCCCGCCGACGACGCGGGACGGGCGGGCCGTGCGGGTGGGCAACTCCCCCGACATCGTGCCGGGGCCCGAGGACTCGTACGCGAGCTATGGCCGGGCGTGGGCGCACCTGTCGAACACGCCGTTCCGGCTGTACAAGCGGTGGGTGCACGAGGGCGGCATCGCGTCCCCGCTGATCGCATCGTGGCCCGCGGGCGGGGTCCTTCCCGGGAGCCGCACGGGTGAGCCGGGCCACGTGGTGGACATCGCGCCGACCGTGCTGCGCGCCGTCGGCGGGAACACGGGCGGCATGTCGGGTGTGAGCATGCTCGACCAGTGGCGCGGTGAGCCGGCGATCGAGCGGCCGCTGTTCTGGGAGCACCTCGGGAACTCCGCGGTACGGCACGGCCCGTGGAAGCTGGTGCGCGAGGCCGGGCGGCCATGGGAGCTGTACAGGATCGAGGCGGACCGCGGCGAGGCGCACGACGTCGCTGCCCAGCACGCCGACGTCGTCACGCGGCTGGAGCACTGCTGGGAGGTGTGGGCCCGGGAGAACGGGGTGATCGAGTGGGACCGCCTCCTGGCGTACTACCGCTCACGAGGCCTGGAGCGGTCGGTCCTCCCGGACTGA
- a CDS encoding MFS transporter encodes MPRATEPDAAGGEGFDRRLIAPMVLGSVLNPLNTSLLAVALVPIGIAFGAPPSETAWLVSALYLACAVGQPVVGRLVDTYGPRRLYLIGTALTGAAGLLGTFAPTLGWLVVARVLIGLGTCAGYPAAMALIKREGRRTGQASPAGVLATLSFANQVIAVVGPSLGGLLVDLGGWRTVFFVNVPFAIACLVLGGLILPKDDTPDAAAARSPRRRWDVPGIVLFAVALVSLMLFLMDPAVEAAWLVGITAVAGAGFAWRELRTEDPFLDVRVLGQNRPLLLTYVRQMLSAVVMYCVVYGLPQWLEHGRGLSPSHTGLVVLPMFATAMLFTVLTGRRSAILGKLLAGSIAQVLACAALLLLDGGTAVVWLCVAAALHGIPQALNGLANQNALYEQATPDQIGAASGLFRTFMYLGALSATAATASAFRQQPDTAGLHALALFATACALILLATVVTELLIRRR; translated from the coding sequence GTGCCCAGAGCAACCGAACCCGATGCCGCCGGGGGAGAGGGCTTCGACCGGCGCCTGATCGCGCCGATGGTCCTCGGCTCGGTGCTCAACCCGCTCAACACGTCACTGCTGGCGGTGGCGCTCGTGCCGATCGGCATTGCGTTCGGCGCGCCGCCGTCGGAGACCGCGTGGCTGGTCAGCGCGCTGTACCTCGCGTGCGCCGTGGGCCAGCCGGTCGTCGGGCGGCTGGTCGACACCTACGGGCCGCGCCGGCTGTACCTGATCGGCACGGCGCTCACCGGCGCGGCGGGCCTGCTCGGTACGTTCGCCCCAACGCTGGGCTGGCTGGTCGTCGCCCGGGTGCTCATCGGGCTCGGCACCTGCGCGGGCTACCCGGCGGCGATGGCGCTCATCAAGCGCGAAGGGCGTCGCACCGGCCAGGCCTCGCCCGCGGGGGTGCTGGCCACGCTGTCGTTCGCCAACCAGGTGATAGCGGTGGTGGGGCCGTCGCTCGGCGGGCTGCTCGTGGACCTCGGCGGCTGGCGCACCGTGTTCTTCGTCAACGTGCCGTTCGCGATCGCGTGCCTCGTGCTGGGCGGGCTGATCCTGCCGAAGGACGACACGCCCGACGCGGCCGCCGCCAGGAGCCCCCGGCGCCGCTGGGACGTCCCAGGGATCGTGCTGTTCGCCGTGGCGCTCGTCTCGCTGATGCTGTTCCTCATGGACCCCGCGGTCGAAGCCGCCTGGCTCGTCGGGATCACGGCCGTGGCCGGCGCCGGGTTCGCGTGGCGCGAGCTGCGCACGGAGGACCCGTTCCTGGATGTCCGGGTGCTGGGGCAGAACCGCCCGCTGCTGCTCACGTATGTGCGGCAGATGCTCAGTGCGGTGGTCATGTACTGCGTGGTCTACGGGCTGCCCCAGTGGCTGGAGCACGGGCGCGGGCTCTCGCCGTCGCACACCGGGTTGGTGGTGCTGCCGATGTTCGCTACAGCGATGCTGTTCACCGTGCTGACGGGGCGGCGCTCGGCGATCCTGGGCAAGCTGCTCGCCGGGTCGATCGCCCAGGTCCTCGCCTGCGCGGCACTGCTGCTGCTCGACGGCGGCACGGCCGTCGTCTGGCTGTGCGTCGCCGCCGCGCTGCACGGCATACCGCAGGCCCTGAACGGCCTGGCCAACCAGAACGCCCTCTACGAACAGGCGACCCCGGACCAGATCGGCGCGGCGTCCGGCCTGTTCCGCACGTTCATGTACCTCGGCGCCCTGAGCGCGACGGCGGCCACTGCGTCGGCCTTCCGGCAGCAGCCCGACACCGCCGGCCTCCACGCCCTGGCCCTCTTCGCGACCGCCTGCGCGCTGATCCTCCTGGCGACGGTAGTCACGGAACTCCTGATCCGCCGCCGCTGA
- a CDS encoding SDR family NAD(P)-dependent oxidoreductase translates to MSRVWFVTGASRGLGRAIVTAALEHGDRVAATARDLASLDDLVAEHGDAVVPLRLDVTEPAQAVAAVRTAVDRLGRIDVVVNNAGYGLFGYVEEITPEQLRAQLEVNLIGVLHVTQAALPVLRAQGSGHVVQVSSSSGVAAWPGLGGYSASKWALEGLTEALAQEVAGFGIHVTLVEAGPVDTAWRGESAAHAAQLPAYDALRAAAWHPPGSSSPADVARVVLAVVDADEPPLRILVGDLAADAVLPITEERIAAWRRWEALGRSPG, encoded by the coding sequence GTGAGCCGCGTCTGGTTCGTGACCGGCGCGAGCCGAGGGCTCGGCCGCGCGATCGTGACGGCAGCCCTGGAGCACGGCGACCGTGTGGCGGCGACGGCGCGCGACCTGGCCTCCCTCGACGACCTCGTCGCGGAGCACGGCGACGCCGTCGTGCCGCTGCGCCTGGACGTGACCGAGCCGGCCCAGGCGGTCGCCGCGGTGCGGACCGCCGTGGACCGGCTCGGCCGCATCGACGTCGTGGTGAACAACGCCGGGTACGGGCTGTTCGGCTACGTCGAGGAGATCACGCCGGAGCAGCTGCGCGCCCAGCTGGAGGTGAACCTCATCGGCGTGCTGCACGTGACCCAGGCGGCGCTGCCCGTGCTGCGGGCGCAGGGCTCGGGGCACGTGGTCCAGGTGTCCAGCTCCAGCGGCGTCGCCGCCTGGCCCGGGCTCGGCGGCTACAGCGCGTCCAAGTGGGCGCTCGAAGGGCTCACCGAGGCGCTCGCCCAGGAGGTCGCCGGGTTCGGCATCCACGTCACGCTCGTCGAGGCCGGACCGGTGGACACCGCGTGGCGCGGAGAGTCGGCGGCGCACGCCGCACAGCTCCCGGCGTACGACGCGCTCCGAGCGGCCGCCTGGCACCCACCCGGTTCGTCGTCGCCGGCCGATGTCGCCCGCGTGGTCCTCGCGGTCGTCGACGCGGACGAGCCGCCGCTGCGGATCCTGGTGGGCGACCTCGCGGCGGACGCCGTTCTGCCGATCACCGAGGAACGGATCGCCGCGTGGCGGCGCTGGGAAGCTCTGGGCCGCTCGCCTGGCTGA
- a CDS encoding DUF418 domain-containing protein: MTAEPLPATATPTGLSERALGPDLARGVMLLFIALANSHYFLVGERYVGGFPADGSWLDSAVAWLISTFVDGRAFPMFGLLFGYGVAHIVRRNAYLGPRVVNTILRRRSLILVVVGLLDAVLFYAGDILAMYGVLLFVGILLVRRSDGWLLAVAAVFFLLNALPGVDSMSISTTGPDAAALPPDLATMFSERAVVAAIVAFGGPIGFMCPFAIGLWAGRRQVLERPAEHRVLLRIVAAVGIAAAVLGAQPAALLVAGVYERPADGVLQWFGPLHDVTGVLGGFGYAALICLVATRLRNHGLVAAIAATGQRSMTCYLLQSPVWFVVFTPFLLGLADQLTVASTALLAAGVWAASVVLAEWMRRTGRRGPFETLTRRVTYSARPGSAAPGSAAPGGAAPGSSPSGSSAPGSAR; this comes from the coding sequence ATGACGGCTGAACCCCTGCCCGCGACGGCGACGCCCACCGGGCTGTCCGAGCGCGCGCTCGGACCCGACCTCGCCCGCGGTGTGATGCTGCTGTTCATCGCGCTGGCCAACTCGCACTACTTTCTGGTCGGCGAGCGGTACGTCGGCGGGTTCCCGGCCGACGGGTCTTGGCTCGACTCGGCGGTGGCGTGGCTGATCTCCACCTTCGTGGACGGCCGGGCGTTCCCGATGTTCGGGCTGCTGTTCGGCTACGGCGTGGCGCACATCGTGCGGCGCAACGCCTACCTCGGCCCGCGCGTCGTGAACACGATCCTGCGCCGGCGCTCGCTGATCCTCGTCGTCGTCGGCCTGCTCGACGCCGTCCTGTTCTACGCGGGCGACATCCTCGCGATGTACGGGGTGCTGCTGTTCGTCGGGATCCTGCTGGTGCGCCGGTCCGACGGCTGGCTGCTGGCCGTGGCGGCGGTGTTCTTCCTGCTCAACGCGCTGCCGGGCGTGGACTCGATGTCGATCAGCACAACCGGGCCGGACGCCGCGGCGCTGCCGCCCGACCTCGCCACCATGTTCTCCGAACGGGCGGTGGTGGCCGCGATCGTCGCGTTCGGCGGCCCCATCGGGTTCATGTGCCCGTTCGCGATCGGCCTGTGGGCCGGACGACGCCAGGTCCTCGAGCGGCCCGCCGAGCACCGGGTGCTGCTGCGGATCGTCGCGGCCGTGGGTATCGCGGCCGCCGTGCTCGGCGCGCAGCCCGCGGCGCTGCTGGTCGCCGGTGTGTACGAGCGCCCGGCCGACGGCGTGCTGCAGTGGTTCGGCCCGCTGCACGACGTGACCGGGGTGCTGGGCGGGTTCGGGTACGCGGCCCTGATCTGCCTGGTCGCCACCCGCCTGCGGAACCACGGCCTGGTCGCGGCGATCGCCGCCACCGGTCAGCGGTCGATGACGTGCTACCTGCTGCAGTCGCCAGTCTGGTTCGTGGTCTTCACGCCATTCCTGCTCGGCCTCGCCGACCAGCTCACGGTGGCGAGCACCGCGCTGCTCGCGGCGGGAGTGTGGGCAGCGTCGGTGGTTTTGGCCGAGTGGATGCGCCGCACCGGGCGGCGCGGCCCGTTCGAGACGCTGACGCGGCGGGTGACGTACTCGGCGCGACCGGGCAGTGCGGCACCGGGCAGTGCGGCACCGGGCGGTGCGGCGCCCGGCAGCTCGCCCTCCGGTAGCTCAGCACCTGGCAGTGCGAGGTGA
- a CDS encoding TetR/AcrR family transcriptional regulator, giving the protein MPSVSSRPRRRDAVANREKLVAAAETVFAEHGVTGSLEEIARRAEVSIGTLYNHFPNRGSLLDAVYPARIAALAGTAQTALADDDPWRGFRTFLVQVFELQATDRGMNDAMTLRYPDATALAAACDEGFASASQLVERAQASGALRADFQMEDLASLVWSVSRIVSATVDVAPDAWRRFLDLQLDGLRAEGAHPLSAPAMTAEQVATAMRAGT; this is encoded by the coding sequence ATGCCGAGCGTCAGCAGCCGACCGCGCCGCCGCGACGCCGTCGCCAACCGGGAGAAGCTCGTGGCTGCCGCCGAGACGGTGTTCGCCGAGCACGGAGTGACGGGTTCGCTGGAGGAGATCGCGCGGCGCGCCGAAGTGAGCATCGGGACCCTCTACAACCACTTCCCGAACCGCGGGTCCCTGCTCGACGCCGTGTACCCCGCGCGCATCGCGGCGCTCGCGGGCACGGCGCAGACCGCGCTCGCCGACGACGACCCGTGGCGCGGCTTCAGGACCTTTCTGGTCCAGGTCTTCGAGCTGCAGGCGACCGACCGCGGCATGAACGACGCGATGACCCTGCGCTACCCGGACGCGACGGCGCTCGCCGCTGCCTGCGACGAGGGATTCGCCTCCGCCAGCCAGCTCGTCGAGCGCGCGCAGGCATCGGGCGCCCTCCGTGCCGACTTCCAGATGGAGGACCTGGCGTCCCTGGTCTGGTCCGTCTCCCGCATCGTCTCCGCGACCGTCGACGTCGCGCCCGATGCGTGGCGACGCTTCCTCGACCTGCAGCTCGACGGTCTGCGCGCGGAGGGCGCCCACCCGCTGTCCGCGCCGGCGATGACCGCCGAGCAGGTAGCGACGGCGATGCGCGCGGGAACCTGA
- a CDS encoding SDR family NAD(P)-dependent oxidoreductase has protein sequence MTTDHAGETNNERPGAAVVLGVGPGLGLAMASRFGKAGHPVAVVSRSADRHPAYLERLRNEGTTAIAEVADVLDPEAQTKVLARITEQLGPVEVLYFGPAAMDPGSFPVPIDQVTGESALRALTAIVPPAVNAVSATLPGMRERGRGVVLLPTGLSAVRPMPPLGNLALAAAALHTYAVTLKAALVDSGVYVGSLVIGGGVRGGDIYTAMSAHAVDGLSESGLDAEKLATMSLDPDEIAEAAWQLATKRDRADLVFSAID, from the coding sequence GTGACCACAGATCACGCTGGAGAGACGAACAACGAACGTCCGGGCGCCGCGGTGGTGCTGGGGGTCGGCCCTGGCCTCGGCCTGGCGATGGCGAGCAGGTTCGGCAAGGCCGGCCACCCGGTCGCCGTCGTCTCTCGCTCCGCGGACCGGCACCCCGCGTACCTCGAACGCCTCCGCAACGAGGGCACGACGGCGATCGCCGAGGTCGCCGACGTCCTGGACCCCGAGGCGCAGACGAAGGTGCTGGCCCGGATCACCGAACAGCTCGGCCCGGTCGAGGTGCTCTACTTCGGCCCCGCCGCCATGGACCCCGGCAGCTTCCCGGTACCGATCGACCAGGTCACGGGCGAGTCCGCGTTGCGCGCCCTGACCGCCATCGTGCCGCCGGCGGTCAACGCAGTCTCGGCAACACTCCCTGGGATGCGCGAGCGGGGGCGCGGGGTGGTCCTGCTGCCCACCGGCCTCAGCGCCGTCCGCCCGATGCCGCCGCTCGGCAACCTGGCGCTGGCCGCCGCCGCGCTGCACACCTACGCGGTGACCCTGAAGGCCGCGCTCGTCGACAGCGGTGTCTATGTCGGTTCGCTGGTGATCGGTGGCGGCGTGCGCGGCGGCGACATCTACACCGCGATGTCGGCCCACGCGGTCGACGGCCTCTCTGAGTCCGGCCTGGACGCCGAGAAGCTCGCCACGATGTCCCTCGACCCGGACGAGATCGCTGAAGCCGCCTGGCAGCTCGCGACCAAGCGCGACCGCGCGGACCTGGTCTTCTCGGCGATCGACTGA
- a CDS encoding NADP-dependent oxidoreductase has translation MRAVVFDEFGGPEVLHIGEVPEPQAGPGQVRVRVEAVGLNAFDGKVRSGAMEAVFSTPLPAVPGLEVAGVVDQVGAGAHGVDADGDSIEVAVGDRVTGWTRRGAAELAVLDRWAPVPDGMDATQAAALPVVGETALRALRILDPQVGEVLLVHGASGGIGGLVTQLAAASGVIVIGTASAANQDRVAKYGATPTTYGEGLVERVRALAPVVDAVLDTTGHGVLPDSIELRGGTERVLTITDPAAHGLGVKFTERSEPSAAQLGGLIDLVGEGGVSVPVATVLPLAEAARAQGLVDDGHSGGKVVLVP, from the coding sequence ATGCGAGCAGTTGTCTTCGACGAGTTCGGCGGTCCTGAGGTTCTGCACATCGGCGAGGTGCCGGAGCCGCAGGCCGGGCCGGGGCAGGTCCGGGTGCGGGTCGAGGCCGTGGGCCTGAACGCGTTCGACGGCAAGGTCCGGTCCGGCGCCATGGAGGCTGTCTTCTCGACGCCGCTCCCGGCAGTTCCCGGGCTTGAGGTCGCCGGGGTCGTGGACCAGGTGGGGGCCGGCGCCCACGGGGTCGACGCCGACGGGGACAGCATCGAGGTCGCCGTCGGCGACCGGGTCACCGGCTGGACTCGCCGGGGCGCCGCGGAGCTCGCCGTCCTCGACCGCTGGGCGCCGGTCCCGGACGGGATGGACGCGACCCAGGCTGCCGCGCTGCCCGTGGTGGGCGAGACGGCGCTGCGCGCGCTGCGCATCCTCGACCCGCAGGTGGGGGAGGTCCTGCTGGTGCACGGCGCCAGCGGCGGGATCGGCGGGCTGGTGACCCAGCTCGCGGCCGCGTCCGGCGTGATCGTCATCGGCACGGCGTCGGCGGCCAACCAGGACCGGGTCGCCAAGTACGGGGCGACCCCCACGACCTATGGCGAGGGCCTCGTCGAACGGGTCCGCGCGCTGGCGCCCGTCGTCGACGCCGTGCTCGACACCACCGGCCACGGGGTGCTCCCGGACAGCATCGAGCTGCGCGGTGGCACCGAACGTGTCCTGACCATCACCGACCCGGCCGCCCACGGCCTGGGCGTCAAGTTCACCGAGCGGTCGGAGCCGTCGGCCGCGCAGCTCGGTGGGCTGATCGACCTCGTGGGCGAGGGCGGGGTGTCTGTCCCCGTCGCGACCGTGCTGCCCCTGGCGGAGGCGGCCCGCGCGCAGGGCCTGGTCGACGACGGCCACTCCGGCGGCAAGGTGGTTCTCGTCCCCTGA